GCCAGTCCAAGGCTGGCAATCACCACGCCCACTTCGCCACGTGGCACCATGCCGAAGCCCACGATGGCGGCACTCATTTTGCCGAGCGACAGCGAGCCAAGGAAGCCGCCCAGCAGCTTGGACACAATGGCGATCAACGTGACCACACCTAGTGCGATCAGTGCATCGACGTTGGCGAGCTGCTGCAGGTCGATCTTGCTGCCGGTCAGCACAAAGAAGAACGGGGTGAGCAAAGCCAGCAAGGGCTGGATCTGTTGTTCCAGCGTGTGTTGCTGGCGGGTTTCGGAAGCGATCATGCCGGCCAGGAAGGCGCCGATAATGGCGGCAAGTCCGAACAACGTGGAGACATAGGCCAGGCCCAGGCACAGCGCCAGCACGATCAGCAGCGGCGAATACACGTTGCGCGGCTTGTCCAGCCAGGTGGAATTCCAGCGCATCACGCGCGTGCCCCCCCAGCCAATCACCGCGATAAAGCCCATGGCACCTGCGAGCACCATCACCAGATGTATGGGATTGAAGCCCTGGCCGCTTTGCAGTGATACCACTACACCGAGCAGCAGCATGGCGAGGATATCATCGATCACTGCCGCCCCCAGGATGACCTTGCTTTCCATCCGTTGCAGCACACCAAGCTCTTGCAATACGCGTGCGGTGATGCCGGCGGAGGTTGCGACGAATGCAGCCGCGACAAACAGTGATTTACCCCACTCATAACCGCTGGCATGGGCCCAGAAACCGCCCATGGTAAAGGGCAGTAGTACGCCTAGCACACCGACCAGAAAGGCCGATTTGCCGACTTTCTTCAGATCTTCCAGGCGGGTTTCCAAACCGACAGAAAACAGCAACAGCACCACACCGATTTCCGACAGTACATCCAGCGGCGTGCCTGCCGCGATCTGATCTGGCGTAATCCAACCAAGCAATGAGGGGCCGATCACACAGCCGGCAGCAATTTCGCCGACCACGCCGGGCAATTTCAACCGTTGCGCGATCTCAGCGCCGATCTGGGCGGCGATGAACACAATAAACAGTGAGAACAGAATTTCGTTGGCATGGTGCATGGTCGGCATCCATCGATCATGAGCATCCTGCTCATCCTACCTGTTCATGAAGCCGATGACACGGTTGCCGGGCTTGGGATTTTGTCTAGTCTGGCGAAAACGCGGCTGGCTATCGCGGTGATCACGGCAAGCACGATTACTGTCCAGCGGAACGCCCCTACATAAGCTTCACTTCCCTGGCCGTGTAGCAAGGTCTGCATCAGTATGGTGGCCAGGGCAATGCCGAAGCTCATTGACAGATATTGCGTGGTGGAGGCCATCGACGACGCCATGGAAGCATGCTTCACGTCCAGATCAGCATAGATCAGTGTGTTCATCACGGTGTATT
The sequence above is a segment of the Dyella sp. M7H15-1 genome. Coding sequences within it:
- a CDS encoding cation:proton antiporter — its product is MHHANEILFSLFIVFIAAQIGAEIAQRLKLPGVVGEIAAGCVIGPSLLGWITPDQIAAGTPLDVLSEIGVVLLLFSVGLETRLEDLKKVGKSAFLVGVLGVLLPFTMGGFWAHASGYEWGKSLFVAAAFVATSAGITARVLQELGVLQRMESKVILGAAVIDDILAMLLLGVVVSLQSGQGFNPIHLVMVLAGAMGFIAVIGWGGTRVMRWNSTWLDKPRNVYSPLLIVLALCLGLAYVSTLFGLAAIIGAFLAGMIASETRQQHTLEQQIQPLLALLTPFFFVLTGSKIDLQQLANVDALIALGVVTLIAIVSKLLGGFLGSLSLGKMSAAIVGFGMVPRGEVGVVIASLGLAAGVFNDQMYAIIVAMSLLTAMVTPPILAWLLRHVVKGSPAQPNNA